CCCTGCCGATATGGCTGACCGCCCATTCGGAACTGAAGACCAGTCATCGCGTGCGTCGGGTTTTCGACTTTCTCGCCGACGCGGTCGGCCGGGCCACATGAACAAGGGCTCAACCAAATTCGGCCAAGCCCTTGAAAAATTGGAGCGGGTGATGAGATTCGAACTCACGACTTCAACCTTGGCAAGGTTGCGCTCTACCCCTGAGCTACACCCGCGTCTAAGCCTGTCAGGCTGGCAGGGATATTACGTCATGCAGCGGGTCATTCAAGTCCCGTCTCGCATTTCAATGTTATCATGGCAAAATACCGATTCGTTAACCGTTGCGAACGCATAGAACCATGCCACTCGACAGTGAACAATTGTTCAGCCGGTTTCGCCAGTTGGGCATCTCCTTTGAGACGCACAGCCATCCGGCCGTGTTCACGGTTGAAGAAGCCCAACTCCATTGCGGCCATTTTCCCGGCGCGCATTGCAAGAATCTTTTTCTCAAGGACAAAAAGGGCCAGCTCTGGCTGGCGGTCATGTTGGATGGTCGTGAGGTGAATATAAAAGCGCTGCAAAATGCAATGGGCGCGGCGCGGCTTTCGTTTGGCAGGGCCGAGTTGCTACATGAAGTGCTCGGCGTCATTCCCGGTGCGGTCACGCCGTTCGGGCTGATAAACGATACCGAGCAGCGGGTACGGGTTTTCCTCGACGCCGACATGATGGCCGCCGAGTTGGTCAATTTTCACCCTTTGCGAAATGACGCGACGACGGCGATGGCGCCGGCCGGCCTGCGTCGCTTCATCGCCGCTTGCGGCCACGACGCGCACGACCTGGAATTTCCGCTTGGCCGAGAAACCGAGCCGTAATTGCGCCTGTGATAAAATAGCGCTAACAACGGGACGATGAACATTATGGAGCAAGCATGGAAGAGCTAATCGGACAGGGTGCGGGCGCGCCAAGCGCGGTCGTGGACAGCACCACGCAGACATTCGTCGCTGATGTCGTCGAAGCGTCAATGGAGCAGCCCGTCATCGTCGATTTCTGGGCGCCATGGTGCGAGCCCTGCAAAACCCTCGGCCCGACCCTGGAAAAGATCGTCAACGCGACCCAGGGTAAGGTCAAGCTGGTCAAGGTCGATATCGACCAAAATCAGGAAATCGCCGCGCAGATGCGCATTCAATCTATTCCCGCGGTATTTGCGTTTAAGGACGGCCAGCCGATAGATGGCTTTGTCGGCGCGCAATCGGAAAGCCAAATAAAGACTTTTGTCGAGCGGCTGACCGGACCGATTGGCCCGACGCCGGTGGAACAAGCCATGGAGCAAGCGCAACAGGCTCTCGCAGAACAGGATTTCAACAGCGCCGCCAATATTTATGGCCAGGTGCTTAAACATGCGCCGGAAGAAATCGCCGCCGTGGCCGGCATGGCGCGCAGCCTGTTGGGCATGGGCGACGCACCGGGCGCGCGTGAAATACTCGACGCCGTGGATGAAAAACTCGCCACCCACATCGATATTGAAGGCGCCCGGGCAGCCTTGGAGCTGGCCGAGCGGGCGGAAGAATCCGGCGACGAAGCGGAAATGCGCGCCCGTCTCGACACGAACGAAAACGACCATCAGGCCAGATATGACCTCGCCATGGCGTATTACGCCAAGGCACAAAACGAAGAAGCCATCGACGAACTGCTCGAGATCATACGGCGCGACCGCGCCTGGAACGAAGAGGCGGCGCGTGTGATGTTGCTGCAAATCTTCGAGGCTCTCGGCCCAAAGCACGAACTCACTGCAGGCGGCAGACGCAAACTTTCCTCAATTCTGTTTTCCTGACGTGCCGCCCGATTAAGGACGACATACGGCATGGGCCAAGAATTGAACCAGTGGACGACCGAGGAACTGCCGACCGTCATCCCCATATTTCCGCTTGCCGGCGTCTTGCTGTTGCCCGGTGGGCGCCTGCCGCTAAATATCTTTGAGCCGCGTTATCTTGAAATGACCCAGGACGCCATGGCATCGCATCGCATCATCGGCATGATTCAGCCGGCTGATCCCTATAGCCGTGACTTCGAACCGGAAACTTATGAGACCGGTTGCGCCGGCCAGGTCACGGAATTCGAGGAGACGGCAGACGACCGGATACTCGTCACTCTCACCGGGGTGTGCCGTTTCGCGGTGGCGAACGAACTTCCTCGCGAGGAGCTTCTTTACCGCCGCGTGACCGCTCGCTATCAACCCTACGCCTGCGATCTGATCCAGGAAAATGCGATCGCGCTCGACCGTGACTGCCTGATCTCAGCGCTCAGAAAGTTTTTCGCAACGCGGGGCATAAGAGCGGATTGGTCAGCGATTGACGATTTAAGTAACGAAGACCTGATGACAAACTTCGCCATGGCCTGCCCATTCGGGCCAAGCGAGAAGCAGGCGCTCTTAGAATGCCGGGAAACGAGCGAGCGCAGCGCCATGTTTCAGTCCCTGCTGGAAATGGCGGCGCATGAGCGTAGCGGAAAGGCGCGGCCGAGCGCGCCGCAATAAGATTTTATGCCTGCACAATCGGAGTATCGGATATGAATGAAACCAGCGCCGGGGTAGACCCCAAGCTCCTGGAAATCCTGGTTTGCCCGGTCACCAAAGAGCCGCTTATTTACGACGCAGCGGCGCAGGAATTGATCAGCGAGAAAGCCAAGTTGGCCTATCCCATCCGCGACGGCATTCCGATTATGTTGCCGGACGAAGCGCGTCACCTCGACAAAGATTGAGCGGAAGAATATGGCTTCGCCCCACGAGACAGTCCACTGGCCAACGGAGATCCGTTACAAAAGTGGCGAGAAAGCGCTGGAGATCGATTTTGACGACGGCGAATGCTTCCACTTCCCGGCTGAATTTTTGCGCGTCGAATCGCCTTCGGCTGAGGTTATGGGACATGGCGAGGGCAAGACCATCATCGCTGGCCGGCGTCATGTCGGAATCATGGAAATCGAGCCAGTTGGCAATTACGCGGTGCGCATCCGCTTTGACGATATGCACGATACCGGCATCTATTCTTGGTCGTACCTGCGCTATCTCGGCGACGGGCAACCTGAAGTTTGGGCGCAGTATCTGGCCGCCCTGCAGGAAAAGGGCCTAAGTCGAGATCCTTGATTGCCAGCCCGAGCCTCAGGCCAGAAAGGCGTTGACCACCGTGTTGAACTTGGCCGGGTTCTCATAAAACATGAAATGCGAGCCACCTTCACTGGCACCGAAAATAACGCATTCCGCGCCGGGTATTTGCTCGGCGATCCATTCCTGCGTGTGTGCCGGAAAAATACTGGCGTGCCCGCCGACGACCAGCGTCGGCAAGCGGATGGCACGAACCACGTCGCGCCAATCGATCATCGCATGATGGTAGACGAGGTTTGCAGCGTGGATGCGCGGCAGTTTGAGATTCTCTGCGGCGATCCACAGCAAATCGTCGCGCGCCACGCCTGCAGTGAACATCCCGGCAAGGAGATCAGCCGTCGCTTCAGCATCGGTCGCGGTTAACACTTTATGGTATTGCGCGGCGAGGTCCAGGGGACCCGCAAAGAGACAATCAAGTGCCTTACGTTCAGCCTGAGGCCAACTCGGATTGCCAGTAACCGCAGCCGCCTCATCAACCAGGATCAGGCGTGACAGACGCTCCGCGCCAAACAGATCGAGATAGCACCAGCTCACCGAGCAGCCCATCGAATGGCCGAGCAGATCCACATCATGGAGATCGAGCGCGATCAGAACTTCGTGCAAGTCGGCAGCTAGCCGGCTGATGCGGTAGCCGCCAGCTGGCTTGTCAGATTCGCCATGGCCGCGCATATCGAGAGCAATCACGCGTCGGCCTTCAGCCAGGGCGCTCATTTGATATTTGAACTCCGCCGCGCTCTGCGACCAGCCGGGCAGCATCACTAATGGCTTTCCGGCGCCCGCCTCCTGGTAGCGCAGTGTCACACTACCGGAAATAGTGACGGCCTTCTGGATCACTTCTCTGGCCATGCCGAACTTATTCCGTGCGCTCAAGAACTGGCGAGCGCCTCGACGGGCTCCGCGGCGGATCCCCTGTCGCCGCTTCCCGGCACACAGCCGCCGCAGACGGCAAGTGTTTGCGCGGTAATGAAGCGGCCACGATCGCTAGCCAGAAACACCGCCATGTCGGCGATCGAATCTGGGGTTAACAAAGCGCCGAGCATGTTGCCACGCATGTTGTCGTTGTAGAGCATCTCATACGGTGCGCCAGATGCGTCAGCCATGCCCTGGTGCAACTGCTGCGCCATCTTCGTCTCGACCCAGCCAGGCGCGATGGTGTTGACCCGCACGCCGTGCGCGCCAAGCTCATCGGCCAAACAGTGCATGTAGGCGTTCAGGCCGTTCTTCGATGCGGCATAGGCGCCCCAGCCAGCGGCATGCGCGTTCGCCGCGATCGACGAGATGAATATCACCGAAGCATTGGCGCCGGATTGTACGAGCGCCGGATAGACCGCGCGGGCGACCAAAAAGGGTGCCGTCAAATTGGTGGCGAGGATCGCCTTCCACGTTTCCGGCGCCATGTTTGGCGTAGGCTGCAAGCTACAGATACCAGCATTGTTGACCAAAATATCGAGCCCGCCGAGAGCCTCGAGAACATCGGCGCACATGGCGCCGATGGCGTCTTCTTCGGTCAGGTCGGCAAGCGCCGGAACCGCGCTGCCGCCGGCGCTCTCAATGGCCGCGAGTGTGGCGGAGATCCGCGCCGCGCTACGGCCATGCACCGCGACCACAGCGCCTTCGCGCGCTAGCGCCTCCGCGATTTCTCGCCCGATGCCGTCTCCGGCGCCGGTGACCAGCGCGCGCTTGCCCTTTAGCGACGTATCCATGGTCCGGCTACCGCGCGCCGAAGCGATGGCGCTGGCTTTTCTCAAAATATTGCTGGTGATAGTCCTCGGCAGGCCAGTAGTCCCCCGCCTGAATAATCTCGGTCGCCACCTTGCCGGCGCCTGAGAGCTTGGCCCGCGACGCCTCGGCAGCTTCCTGCTGTGCCGTCCCATGAGTAAATACTGCGGAGCGGTACTGCGTGCCCACATCCGGACCTTGCCGGTTCAACTGGCTGGGGTCGTGCGATTGCCAGAAAATCTCGAGCAATTCCTGATAGCTGATGCGCTCTGGGTCGTACTCGACCTGGACCACTTCGGCATGGCCGGTACGCCCGGTGCACACCTGTTCATAGCTTGGATTGGTGACGTCGCCGCCCATATAACCGACAGAGGTGGAAACCACCCCATCGACCTGGCGGAAGACATATTCGGGTTTCCAAAAACATCCCGCGCCAAACGTTGCTTTCTCACTCATGACAATACTCCTTCTTTTTCCTAGCTGAATTTATAGCCATTCCCGCGCGTCGCCGCGAGCCTGCTGTTGGGCGGCGCGCCCGCGCTACAACGGCTCGCCACGCGTCAGGCGTGGCAGCTCGCCAACCACACCCATGGCATGGCGCATAAAGATGCTCTTCAGACGCGGCGAGCGGTTAACCGCCGCAAGGCCAAGGTCGCGCGCCAGGCGCAGCGGCGCGCTGTTGTTTGAGAACAGGCGATTGAGCCCGTCGGTGACGGCAATCAAGGCCAGCGCGTCGAAGCGTCGCCTTTGTTGATAGCGGGCGAGCAAGTCGGGAGCGCCGATATCGAGACCCAGGCGGTAGCGGTCGACGATCAGTTCGGCCAGCACCGCCACATCACGCACCCCGAGATTAAAACCCTGGCCGGCGAGCGGGTGGATAGCATGCGCTGCATCACCGGCCAACGCCAAGCGCTCGCCGGTATAGTGGTTCGCGTGGGTGAGCGCGAGCGGATAGCTCCAGCGCGGACCAATGACTTCCAGTGGCCCAAGAAAATCGCCAAAACGCGATGCCAACTCGGCAAGAAATTCGCTATCGCCAAGAGCAAGAAGCTCCGGCGCCAGGCTGGTCTTCTCGGTCCACACGATGGACGAGCGCCCCGCCGTCATCGGTAGAATGGCGAAGGGACCGGCGGGCAAGAAGCGCTCATGGGCAATGCCGCGGTGCGGGCGCGCATGACGCACGGTGCACACGATCCCGGTCTGAGCATAGGACCAGTCCATCGTGCGGATGCCGGCGGCTTGGCGCAACCGCGAGTTCCGGCCATCGGCGGCTATGGCGAGACGCGCGGAGATGCGCCGGCCGTCGGCGAGAATCGCTTGGATACGCTCACCCTGAGGCGAGAATTCTGTGACCGACACCGGCGCCAGATGGCGCAGCTTTGGGCAGCCCGCAACGGCATCCAACAGCGCCACACGGGTAACGCGATTCTCGACGATCCAGCCGAGCGGATCAGTGCCGACCTCGCGATGGTCGTAGTGCAGAAAAAGCGGCGCGTCGCTGTCCGACACGCGAATCTCCAATATCGGCTCGGCCTCCTCAGCCATGCCGTCCCACACGCCAATGCCATCAAGCACGCGTTTCGAGCCATAGGCGATGGAGCAGACGCGGCCATCGAACTCGGCGCTCTGTATCCGCGCTGGATCTTCACCATCCATGACCACTGTCTCGAGACCGGCGCGCGCCAGCGCTACGCCGAGGCTGAGCCCGACCAAACCACCGCCGGCGATAACTACATCGGCCGTAGTTTGCCCGTCCGCCGTCATATGCCTAAACTCGCCGCCGCATGCATGGGCATAGCATAACGCAGAGAACGGAGAACCATAAGAGACATGACGAGCGAATGGCATGACGTGAGCGCCCTGGCGCTGGGCGAGGGCATTGGGCGCGGTGAGATCGACGCGAGCGAGCTGTGCGAATATTTTCTCGAGCGCATCGAGCGCATCGACACCAAGCATGACATCTATCTTCGCGTCACGCCCAAACGTGCCCGCACCGAAGCCGCCGCCGCCGCCGAACGAGCGCGCCAAGGACTTCGCCTGAGCCCGCTCGACGGCGTGCCGATTTCGTGGAAAGACCTGTTTGATACCGCCGGCGATATCACCAGTCATGGCGCCAAGGTGTTGCAGGAACGTATTGCCGAGCGCGACGCCACAGTTGTTGCGCGCGCCACTCTGGCGGGGCTGGTGTGCCTCGGCAAAACAAACCAGACCGAATTCGCGTTTTCTATTCTCGGCATCAACCCGAATTACGGCACGCCGGCCAATCCGTTTGACGACAAGGTCGCCCGCCTGCCCGGCGGCTCGACCTCGGGCGGCGCGGTATCGGTGGCACGCGGGCTGGCCGCCGCCGCCATCGGCTCGGACACCGGCGGCTCGGTAAGGGTACCGGCGGCTTGGAACGGTTTAGTCGGGCTGAAAACCAGTTTCGGCCTGCTGCCGCTCGATGGGGTGCTCGGTCTCTCGACCAGCATGGACTCGGTGGGCCCGTTGGCGCGCGACGTCGCCGACGCTGCCGCATTATTTACCGCGCTGTCAGGCGGATATGGCGCGGGAAACTCGCACGCGCCGGACCTGACCGGCGCCGAACCAGCGCGCCTCAGCCTGGCGCTGCCGGCAAACCTCGTGTGGGACGGCTTGGATGCCGGGGTTGAACGGGCGACGCGGGCGGCGCTCAGGCGTCTCGAAGCGGCCGGCGTGACGATCCGCCAGGCAGAAATCCCGCAATTCGGCGAGATCGAAGAGTTGATCAGCCATTTCGGCCCGTTCCACGCCGCCGAGTGCCATGCCCTGTGGCATGAATATGTCGAAGCGCGGCCCAATCTCGTCTACCGACCGATCCTTGAACGCATCCGCCTCGGCGGAAAGATGCCGGCCAGCACGGTGGAAGGCGCCAGACAGCGCCTCAAGCAAGTGGCGCCGGCGCTGCATGCGCGCATCCGCGAGGTCGGCGTGCTGGCGATGCCGACGATCGCCATCAGCCCGCCGGCGATCGCCGAATTGGAAAACGACATGGACGCCTGGATGGCGGCCAATGTGATGACATTGCGCAACACCCGGCTGGGCAATTTTCTCGATTGCGCGGCGCTCACCCTGCCGTGTGGCAAGGATGACAACGGCATTCCGGTCGGCCTGATGCTGATGGCACCGGCGGGCTGGGAGGCGCGCCTGCTGCGCATGGCGAGCGCGTTGGAGCCGATCCTGCGCGCCTGACCCGGCTGATAGGAGCGATGAATCCGGGCTTTGCTAAAGTAGCAGGGATTTAGGTCGACTTAGGTGCCCCGAGCGCGGCGACAATTATATAAGCCGTTGTTATAATTATATTAATTTCCCTCCAGCGCCTCGTTCAGCCGGTGTAAAACGCGTCTTGAACCCGGCAAACGCGCCTGTGGGAAGCGCTATATGAAATCTTGCTGCGGCCACCCAGTCGCTAATTAACATCTTCCGCCGGATCTGCTAGTCTGTTAAGTTCGATTCGTAACAGCAGCACACAACACCTTGTTATAAAAGGCAGGAGACGGCTTTGCGCACGCGAATTATCAAAGCGCCGAAGGGGCGCTGGGCATTATGACGGCGAGCAGCGAGGGGGTACGCCGCGCGCCCTTCCTGCCGGAAGCGGCGAGCCGCTTTCTGCGCCGGCGCACGATTCAGTTAGCGGGGCTGGTTTTGCTGGCGCTTGCCGCCGTGCTGGCTCTTGCCCTGATCAGCTATGCCCCGAATGACCCCTCCTTCAACACCGCAAATTCGCAAACCGCCGCCAATATAGCCGGCCTGCCCGGTGCTTATGCCGCTGATCTCCTATTACAGGCGGTCGGCGCCGCGTCGGCGTTGCTGGTGGTTATTCTCGCGGCCTGGTCTTGGGCGCTGCTATCGTGCCGGCGAATCAGCCTTTTATGGCTACGCGCGACGCTGTGTCCGCTCAGTATCTTGCTCGCCGCCACCGGCTTTGCCGGTCTGGCGGCGCCCCTGGGCTGGCCGGTCGAAGCAGGCTTTGGTGGTGGTGGCGGCAGCGTGATCGCGGCACCGATAGCTGCTCAGTTGAGCGCCTGGGGCGCCGGGTCGTCGATCCTGCCGATCATCGCCTTCGCTCTCGCGGCGATCGCCTTCACGGCCGCCTTGGGCCTGCCGTGGCGCGAATGGCGCGGCCTCTTTATTGGGCTGTGGTTTGTACTGCGCACATCGGCAATCGGTCTTTTCCGCAGCGGCAGGTGGGTGCATGCCCAAACAACGCCCAAATTCGCCGGCGGCGAAAGCGCTGCCGAAACCGTCGCCCAAACCCGAGCCAATGCGAAGCCGGCGCGGGAGAGCAAAACGCCGCGCGCACCACGCCGTGGCTGGCGGCCTCATCTCAAGCTTCCGAGGCTCGCCTTTGCCGGCGGCAAGCTTCCCGCACTTGCCTTTGCCGGGCGCAACAAAGTCCGCTCCGAACCTCAACTCTATGAAGACGGCATCGCTGACAGCGCGGCGGGCGGGCGGACCGAGCCGAGTTTGGTGGCGCGCAAACCGACCAAAAAGATTGTCGAGCCGTCGACGCAGAAGCCCAAGCCGGGAAAGCGCGCCGCGCGCGAGAATCAGCGCACGCTCGATCTGAACGAAGGAAATGATTTCGAATTGCCGGCGCTCAACTTGCTCACCACCCCGCCGGAGCGCAGCCGCAAGCCGTCGCTGGCTGAAAATGCGCGCGAACAGAACGCCGAACTGCTGCTCACCGTGCTGGAAGATTTCGGCGTCTACGGCGCCATCGACAAAGTGCGCCCCGGCCCGGTGGTGACACTCTATGAATTCGTCCCGCGCGCCGGCACGCGGACGGCGCGGGTGATTGCGCTGGCCGACGATATTGCGCGTTCGATGAGCGCGATATCGGTCCGTGTCGCGACCATTCGCGGGCGCAACGTGATCGGCATCGAATTGCCCAACGCGGACCGTGAATCGGTGTTTCTGCGCGAGCTACTCGCTAGCGAGGATTATGAAAATACCTCCGCCAGCCTGACCCTGGCGCTCGGCAAGGACATCGGCGGCAGCCCGGTGATCGCCGACCTGGCGCGCATGCCGCATCTGCTGGTCGCCGGCACCACCGGCTCCGGTAAATCGGTTGCCATCAACAGCATGATCCTGTCGCTCATCTACCGCTTGCCGCCTGACCAGTGCAAGCTGATCCTGATCGACCCGAAGATGCTGGAACTGTCGGTCTATGACGATATTCCCCATCTGCTGACGCCGGTCGTCACCGACGCGTCGAAGGCGGTGGTGGCGCTCAAATGGACCGTTCGCGAAATGGAAAACCGCTATCAGGCGATGTCCAAACTCGGCGTGCGCAACATCGGCGGTTATAACAAGCGCCTCGCCGAGGCGCGGCACAATGGCGAAGAGCTGAGCCGACGCGTCAACACGCATATTGATGCCGAGACCGGCCAGCCGGTCTATGAGGATCAGCCGCTAGACTTGGCGCATTTGCCGTTCATCGTCGTTGTCGTCGATGAAATGGCCGATCTCATGCTGGTTGCCGGCAAGGATATCGAAGGCGCGGTGCAGCGCCTGGCGCAGATGGCGCGGGCTGCCGGCATCCACATCATCATGGCCACCCAACGGCCGTCGGTCGACGTTATCACCGGCACGATCAAAGCCAACTTCCCGACGCGCATCAGTTTCCAGGTGACGTCGAAGATCGACAGCCGCACCATCCTCGGCGAATCCGGCGCCGAACAGCTTCTTGGCATGGGCGACATGCTCTACCTCGAGGGCGGCGGGCGCCTCACCCGGGTGCATGGGCCATTGGTTAGCGACAAAGAAGTGCAAGCGGTCACCGATGCACTGCGCGCCCAGGCCGAGCCCGACTACATCTCAGCGATCACCGAGGAGCCGGATTCTGACCTGCCGTCAACCGGCGACGCGGCGGCTGACGACCCGCTCTACGACCGCGCCGTGGAACTCGTCACGCGCGAGGGCAAAGCATCAACCAGCTTTGTGCAGCGCCATTTACAGATCGGCTATAACCGCGCGGCGCGCATGGTCGAGCGCATGGAAAGCCAAGGCGTCATCAGCCAGGCCAATCACGCCGGCAAACGCGAGGTGCTGGCCGGGCGAATCTGACGTTGGCGGGCGCTGCGCGTGACAAGCCCCTCTTCCCCGGCGGGGAAGAGAGGTTGGAGAGATGGGGTGAACAGAGCGCAGCTGTTACTTTTATTGGACCCTCAATCCCTGGGCGGGCGCGGGCGCCTCTTTCTCAAAGTATCACCAGCGGGATGGGACAATCGAGTGCGCCCGAAACGGCGCGGAACAGTTCGATTTCCACGACCGTCGACACTCGATCGTGCAACACGCAAGCGGCACACGCCGACAGCAGTAGCGGCTTGGACCGAGGTTTCAGCCCGGCCAGCTTTTGCACCGCACGATCCAAATCTCCGAGTCGGAAATCCTTTTGCCTCCTCATTTGAAGACCGCTCAGCTTCAGCGTTTTCGCCGCAGCCTCGAACGCGGCTTCGACGTTCTTCCCGTTCAGTTGCCCCGCATGAGCCATGAGGGAAAGGAGCAATTCGATTTCGCTCTTTACTTGGTTGAGACCGACGACGGGAGCCTTCTTGCGTGCCAGCTTGAAGAACTGTCCGTCCAGATGGTTGAGTAGAATCTTCTGAAGCGACCATTCCAAAAGATCGATCCTGGCATCGACGTCAATCAGCGTGACGACATTTTCTCTGAACAGCCTGTACTGACTGAGCGACAATTGTTTCAAAGCGGGCATGGCGAGATCGATCAGTGGCAACCGGTATTTGATGTCGAGCGCCGTGACTTCCGGCATGAGTTTCCGCGTTAACGCATAGACATTCGAATCTGCTAGCGATTCTAATTGCCTCAATTGCAAGTCTCGAACGTCGTGCCTGACATCAAGCAACAATAGATAGATCACCGCACGAGCGCCAAAGGGCTCGGCGGCGGCTTCTTTGATTGAAGCGGGTAGCCACACGATCAGTGAACGGGCGTAGTCGATAGTTTCTTGTTTCGGATTACCTATTTGGCTGATCGCGTCGGCGACGTCGGTTTTTGCCGCGCCGGCAAAGGCAAGAGTCGCA
The genomic region above belongs to Pseudomonadota bacterium and contains:
- a CDS encoding M48 family metallopeptidase — protein: MEAKLIPQNTDDLKQRRLLNVVAEMAIASGTPAPPVYLLEDELAINAFAAGFSPRDAVIGVTRGAINWLNRDQLQGVIAHEFSHIFNGDMRLNIRLIGLLNGILVIGHIGYWTLRAAPHSRRRGALAAVVFGLGLMIIGYAGTVFGSLIKSAVSRQREYLADASAVQFTRNPDGIAGALKRIGGLRAGSILDSPGAPEISHALFARGVSGFIQSVSAIHPPLAERIRRIDPQWNGEYLTSDIESTSRDGDPAGGKSFGAREALASHATLAFAGAAKTDVADAISQIGNPKQETIDYARSLIVWLPASIKEAAAEPFGARAVIYLLLLDVRHDVRDLQLRQLESLADSNVYALTRKLMPEVTALDIKYRLPLIDLAMPALKQLSLSQYRLFRENVVTLIDVDARIDLLEWSLQKILLNHLDGQFFKLARKKAPVVGLNQVKSEIELLLSLMAHAGQLNGKNVEAAFEAAAKTLKLSGLQMRRQKDFRLGDLDRAVQKLAGLKPRSKPLLLSACAACVLHDRVSTVVEIELFRAVSGALDCPIPLVIL